Proteins encoded by one window of Streptomyces sp. NBC_01477:
- the otsB gene encoding trehalose-phosphatase: protein MASAEIPTPTTPEGKEGLAALLAQPHRAVVALDFDGTLAPIVADPEQARAHPGAVPALARLAPHLAAVAVVTGRPAGVAVRYGGFAGVAALDRLVVLGHYGAERWDAHTAEMHNAGAHPGVTAVRAELPGFLDRNGAWQGTWIEDKGGRAVAVHTRRTEDPDAAFEALRAPLSGLAAQHGLMVEPGRYVLELRPPGVDKGVALAAYLREVDAGCVLYGGDDLGDLAAFAAVQELREQGLPGLLVASAGGADSPKELTSQADLVVPGPAGVVALLDALADVISTA from the coding sequence ATGGCTTCCGCGGAGATCCCGACGCCCACCACCCCCGAGGGCAAAGAGGGCCTTGCCGCCCTGCTGGCGCAGCCGCACCGCGCGGTCGTCGCGCTCGACTTCGACGGCACACTGGCACCGATCGTGGCCGACCCCGAGCAGGCCCGCGCCCACCCGGGCGCGGTCCCGGCGCTGGCCCGGCTCGCCCCGCACCTCGCGGCGGTGGCGGTCGTCACGGGCCGCCCGGCCGGCGTGGCGGTGCGCTACGGCGGCTTCGCCGGAGTCGCGGCCCTCGACCGCCTGGTCGTCCTCGGCCACTACGGCGCCGAGCGCTGGGACGCGCACACCGCCGAGATGCACAACGCCGGCGCCCACCCCGGCGTCACCGCCGTCCGCGCGGAACTGCCCGGCTTCCTGGACCGCAACGGCGCCTGGCAGGGCACCTGGATCGAGGACAAGGGCGGCCGGGCGGTCGCCGTCCACACCCGCCGCACCGAGGACCCGGACGCCGCGTTCGAGGCGCTGCGCGCCCCGCTGTCCGGACTCGCCGCCCAGCACGGCCTGATGGTCGAGCCGGGCCGCTACGTCCTCGAACTGCGCCCGCCCGGCGTGGACAAGGGCGTCGCCCTGGCGGCGTATCTGCGTGAGGTGGACGCCGGCTGCGTCCTCTACGGCGGCGACGACCTCGGCGACCTCGCGGCCTTCGCCGCGGTGCAGGAGCTGCGCGAACAGGGCCTGCCCGGCCTGCTGGTGGCCAGCGCGGGCGGCGCCGACTCGCCCAAGGAGCTGACCTCGCAGGCCGACCTGGTCGTCCCCGGGCCGGCCGGCGTCGTGGCGCTGCTGGACGCGCTGGCCGACGTGATCAGCACCGCCTGA